A region of Fibrobacter succinogenes subsp. succinogenes S85 DNA encodes the following proteins:
- the pgk gene encoding phosphoglycerate kinase, producing the protein MAKLSIEDLELAGKRVFIRVDFNVPQDKVTGEITNTKRIEAALPTIQYALEKGAAVVLASHLGRPNGEKNMKYTLAPVAKKLEELIKKPVKFLPDCVGPEVEAACAAIKPGEIILLENLRFHIEEEGKRKIKNADGTETKEKADKEAVKAFRASLTKLADVYVNDAFGTAHRDHSSMTGVELPQRAAGFLMNKELKAFDQVLNNPPRPFLAILGGAKVADKIQLINNLLDKADKIIIGGGMAFTFKKVLNNIEIGSSLFDEEGAKLVPDLMAKAKAAGKEIILPVDYIAADKFAADAATKAVSDAEGIPAGWMGLDVGAESTKLFVNAIKSAKTIVWNGPAGVFEFEAFEKATKAMADAIVEATAAGAITVIGGGDTATAAKKYGADKKVTHTSTGGGASLELLEGKVLPGVAVLTDK; encoded by the coding sequence ATGGCAAAGCTTTCTATCGAAGATCTCGAACTCGCCGGCAAGCGCGTGTTCATCCGTGTCGACTTCAACGTTCCGCAGGACAAGGTGACTGGCGAAATTACCAACACCAAGCGTATCGAAGCCGCTCTCCCGACCATCCAGTACGCTCTCGAAAAGGGTGCAGCAGTCGTGCTCGCTTCCCACCTCGGCCGTCCGAATGGCGAAAAGAACATGAAGTACACACTCGCTCCGGTTGCTAAGAAGCTCGAAGAACTCATCAAGAAGCCGGTGAAGTTCCTCCCGGACTGCGTTGGTCCGGAAGTTGAAGCTGCCTGCGCTGCTATCAAGCCGGGTGAAATCATCCTCCTCGAAAACCTCCGCTTCCACATCGAAGAAGAAGGCAAGCGTAAGATCAAGAACGCCGATGGCACCGAAACTAAGGAAAAGGCCGACAAGGAAGCCGTCAAGGCATTCCGCGCAAGCCTCACCAAGCTCGCTGACGTCTACGTGAACGACGCTTTCGGTACCGCTCATCGCGATCACTCTTCCATGACTGGTGTTGAACTCCCGCAGCGTGCCGCTGGTTTCCTCATGAACAAGGAACTCAAGGCATTCGACCAGGTCCTCAACAATCCTCCGCGTCCGTTCCTTGCCATCCTCGGCGGTGCAAAGGTCGCTGACAAGATCCAGCTCATCAACAACCTCCTCGACAAGGCCGACAAGATCATCATCGGCGGTGGCATGGCTTTCACCTTCAAGAAGGTTCTCAACAACATCGAAATCGGTTCTTCTTTGTTTGACGAAGAAGGTGCCAAGCTCGTTCCGGATCTGATGGCCAAGGCCAAGGCTGCCGGCAAGGAAATCATCCTCCCGGTTGACTACATCGCTGCTGACAAGTTCGCTGCCGACGCTGCTACCAAGGCTGTCTCTGACGCCGAAGGCATTCCGGCTGGCTGGATGGGCCTCGATGTGGGCGCTGAATCCACCAAGCTCTTCGTGAACGCTATCAAGTCCGCAAAGACCATCGTTTGGAACGGTCCTGCAGGCGTGTTCGAATTCGAAGCTTTCGAAAAGGCTACCAAGGCTATGGCTGACGCTATCGTCGAAGCTACCGCTGCTGGCGCAATCACCGTGATCGGTGGTGGCGATACCGCTACGGCTGCCAAGAAGTACGGCGCTGACAAGAAGGTGACCCACACCTCTACGGGTGGTGGCGCTTCCCTCGAACTCTTGGAAGGCAAGGTTCTTCCGGGCGTTGCAGTGCTTACTGACAAGTAA
- the folB gene encoding dihydroneopterin aldolase — translation MVMEQGRIRLKDVQFDCIVGILPYERENEQPIILNLTLWLDFAKAAETEDLNESIDYAKLAEELKGFIRLSCFKLVETLVVKTAEYVLEHYPKATAVEVSVAKPQAVPGCLGAEASVKISRQ, via the coding sequence ATGGTAATGGAACAAGGGCGAATCCGACTCAAAGACGTTCAATTTGATTGCATTGTAGGCATACTCCCCTACGAACGCGAAAACGAACAGCCAATCATCTTGAACCTGACCCTTTGGTTGGACTTTGCCAAAGCTGCAGAAACTGAAGATTTAAACGAATCTATCGACTATGCAAAGCTGGCGGAAGAACTCAAAGGGTTCATCCGCCTTTCTTGTTTTAAGCTAGTTGAAACGCTTGTCGTAAAGACCGCAGAATACGTCTTGGAACATTATCCCAAAGCAACCGCAGTCGAAGTCTCTGTTGCAAAGCCCCAAGCCGTCCCCGGTTGCCTCGGCGCCGAAGCAAGCGTTAAAATCAGTAGACAGTAG
- a CDS encoding YifB family Mg chelatase-like AAA ATPase yields the protein MFRRIRSYCLFGIKAVSVSVEVDAAQGLPGFTLVGLPDNAVRESRERVVSAIRSIGKVVTGFRTTVNLSPADLRKEGSALDLPLAIGLLVSTGEIEIPQLERYVFVGELSLDGLLKPVRGVLSIAMNLSTERKCILVIPRGNVQEASLVEGIHFVCADTLGECVEILTRNSCQDVKVAKGIASYRVDVDDKVPDFKNVVGMDGVKRALEIAAAGAHNFLLVGSPGAGKTLCAKCLPGILPEMTEQEILETTRIHSCARSAGDSDEFKPVLARPFRSPHHSASMVSLVGGGTRLLPGEASLAHNGVLFLDELPEFNRSVLEALREPMEEGEISVSRASGTVVWPARFMMGAAMNPCPCGYSMDPKRECTCLPEARKRYREKISGPLLDRIDIQVSVPPVDAAMFAIKGRGESSADIRRRVCAARVIQRERFRNLTFKSNAEMSSEYARKFAAMTPAVESFAVNAAAKMELSARGYFRLLKVARTIADLRGASAVDIMDLSEALRYRAFRG from the coding sequence TTGTTTCGTAGAATCCGTTCTTATTGCTTGTTTGGAATAAAGGCCGTTTCCGTGAGTGTTGAAGTCGATGCCGCTCAAGGACTGCCTGGTTTTACTCTTGTTGGGCTCCCGGACAATGCGGTAAGGGAATCTCGTGAGCGCGTCGTTTCGGCGATACGTTCCATCGGGAAAGTGGTGACAGGTTTCCGTACAACGGTGAATCTGTCACCGGCGGATTTGCGAAAGGAGGGGAGTGCTTTAGACCTTCCGCTGGCGATTGGCTTGCTTGTTTCAACGGGTGAGATTGAAATCCCTCAGTTGGAACGCTATGTCTTTGTGGGCGAACTTTCATTGGATGGTTTGTTGAAGCCTGTCCGTGGAGTGTTATCCATCGCAATGAATTTGTCTACAGAACGTAAGTGCATTCTCGTTATTCCGCGAGGGAATGTGCAGGAGGCTTCGCTGGTGGAAGGTATTCATTTTGTTTGTGCGGATACACTTGGGGAATGTGTTGAAATTTTGACGCGCAATTCCTGTCAAGATGTGAAAGTTGCAAAAGGGATTGCGTCGTACCGCGTTGACGTTGACGATAAGGTTCCTGATTTTAAGAATGTGGTGGGGATGGATGGCGTAAAGCGTGCGCTTGAAATTGCCGCTGCTGGTGCGCATAATTTTTTGCTTGTAGGTTCGCCTGGGGCGGGTAAAACACTTTGTGCGAAATGCTTGCCGGGGATTCTTCCTGAAATGACTGAACAGGAAATTTTGGAAACGACGCGAATTCATTCGTGTGCTCGTAGTGCAGGTGATTCTGACGAATTTAAACCTGTGCTTGCTAGACCATTTCGTTCACCGCATCATTCAGCGTCGATGGTTTCGCTTGTGGGCGGCGGCACTAGGCTTTTGCCGGGCGAGGCGAGCTTGGCGCATAATGGGGTACTGTTTCTGGATGAACTGCCTGAGTTCAACCGGAGTGTCTTGGAAGCGTTACGCGAGCCGATGGAAGAAGGAGAAATATCGGTTAGCCGAGCAAGCGGTACTGTGGTGTGGCCTGCTCGGTTTATGATGGGCGCTGCAATGAACCCGTGTCCGTGTGGCTATTCTATGGATCCGAAGCGTGAATGCACTTGCTTGCCCGAAGCGCGTAAACGTTATCGTGAAAAAATTTCGGGACCGTTATTGGACCGTATTGACATTCAGGTGAGCGTGCCACCTGTTGATGCTGCGATGTTTGCGATAAAAGGGCGAGGGGAGTCCTCTGCAGATATTCGTAGGCGCGTATGTGCGGCTCGTGTAATTCAGCGGGAACGCTTCCGCAATTTGACGTTTAAGTCCAATGCTGAAATGTCATCGGAATATGCACGGAAATTTGCGGCGATGACACCTGCTGTAGAAAGCTTTGCGGTAAATGCTGCCGCTAAAATGGAATTGAGTGCGCGCGGATACTTTAGGTTGTTAAAAGTTGCGCGCACGATTGCCGACTTGCGCGGCGCCTCCGCTGTAGACATTATGGATCTCTCCGAAGCTCTGCGCTACCGCGCCTTTAGAGGATGA
- a CDS encoding SpoVG family protein, whose amino-acid sequence MAEKTEKKTSGFPAMSPAFDCLAVTNVQVFPFKEGANLGHMKGLATIVLNDQIQIRGLRVMDGENGMFVGYPIDTFYKGEDYRTVCLPITRQLREHIENCVLEKYQAAVA is encoded by the coding sequence ATGGCTGAAAAAACAGAAAAGAAAACCTCTGGTTTCCCTGCAATGTCTCCGGCATTTGATTGCCTTGCCGTGACGAATGTTCAAGTATTTCCGTTCAAGGAAGGAGCAAACCTAGGTCACATGAAAGGGCTTGCGACAATCGTGCTGAACGACCAAATCCAGATTCGTGGACTCCGCGTGATGGATGGTGAAAATGGCATGTTTGTGGGCTACCCGATTGATACGTTCTACAAGGGCGAAGATTATCGCACCGTGTGCTTGCCGATTACGCGTCAGCTGCGTGAACACATTGAAAATTGCGTGCTTGAAAAGTATCAGGCTGCAGTAGCATAA
- a CDS encoding carbohydrate-binding family 9-like protein has product MQWTANQGIIHPMVTAEFSQTTNSVVVKFTVEEPLDCYRAAVQEDNGRSWEDSCVEIFLQNPANPAEYFNFETTSRGFVLAARGIDRNNRQTLPLDTIAKIKRSGTTPCIQDDSVYWTMTIEIPAEIFGIKSFQAPLRGNLYKCADKANKPHYLSAFRIETEKPDFHRPEFFQVLG; this is encoded by the coding sequence ATGCAATGGACGGCCAACCAGGGAATCATTCACCCAATGGTCACAGCCGAGTTTTCGCAAACGACAAACAGCGTCGTCGTCAAGTTTACCGTAGAAGAACCTTTGGACTGCTATCGCGCCGCCGTTCAAGAAGACAACGGACGCAGCTGGGAAGATTCCTGCGTGGAAATCTTTTTGCAGAATCCGGCAAACCCGGCCGAATATTTCAACTTCGAAACGACAAGCCGAGGCTTTGTACTCGCCGCCCGTGGAATTGACCGCAATAACAGACAAACGCTCCCGCTCGATACGATCGCAAAAATCAAGCGTTCAGGAACTACGCCATGCATCCAAGACGATTCCGTCTACTGGACAATGACGATTGAAATTCCTGCCGAGATTTTTGGAATTAAATCATTCCAGGCGCCACTCCGCGGAAACCTCTACAAGTGTGCCGATAAAGCAAACAAGCCCCATTACCTGAGCGCGTTCCGCATAGAAACAGAAAAACCGGACTTTCACCGTCCGGAATTCTTTCAAGTTTTAGGATAA
- a CDS encoding acyl-[acyl-carrier-protein] thioesterase, producing the protein MIDIYTLAKNPLVFQKPRTITSAYIDVSGKMGLAQTVLMVQDNITENFGAMKMDNFVVKEKGGFWVVYKAKFKFLKRPYWRDKVVTTSFPADNQLIRLNENTAITTVEGEPIIFAKQEMCCLSLDRHRPMRLSDVDFPTEGFPDAFMTDEFDRFNVKPEEYEEVYQQKVLPQHIDMSHHMNNIEYVKLALNVFSASDLELCIPSELEVHYLGESEEGQTMRVFRADHNGATYMRILDENDRAVFEMKLRMM; encoded by the coding sequence ATGATTGATATTTATACTTTGGCGAAAAATCCGCTCGTGTTCCAAAAGCCGAGAACAATAACTTCGGCTTATATTGATGTTTCTGGAAAGATGGGCCTTGCACAGACTGTGCTCATGGTCCAGGACAATATTACAGAAAATTTTGGCGCCATGAAAATGGACAATTTCGTGGTAAAAGAAAAGGGCGGCTTTTGGGTCGTTTACAAGGCGAAGTTCAAGTTCCTCAAGCGTCCGTACTGGCGCGACAAGGTCGTGACAACGTCGTTCCCGGCAGATAACCAGCTGATTCGTTTGAACGAAAATACGGCGATTACCACGGTGGAAGGCGAGCCGATTATTTTTGCAAAGCAAGAAATGTGTTGTCTGAGCTTGGATCGCCATCGCCCGATGCGCCTTTCGGATGTGGACTTCCCGACGGAAGGATTCCCGGATGCGTTTATGACGGACGAATTCGACCGCTTTAACGTGAAACCAGAAGAGTACGAAGAAGTTTATCAGCAAAAGGTGTTGCCGCAACATATCGATATGTCGCACCACATGAACAACATCGAGTACGTGAAGCTTGCGTTGAACGTGTTTAGCGCTTCGGATTTGGAACTCTGCATCCCGTCAGAGCTCGAAGTTCATTACTTGGGCGAATCCGAAGAAGGGCAGACGATGAGAGTCTTCCGTGCGGACCACAATGGGGCTACGTACATGCGAATTCTCGACGAAAATGATCGCGCCGTCTTCGAGATGAAATTGCGTATGATGTAA
- a CDS encoding pseudouridine synthase: MSTVIIFNKPFGVLSQFTPEAGHPALDSFGFPPGVYAAGRLDHDSEGALLLTDNGKLIKKLLDPKYEHPRTYLAQVDGQITEEAVCKLAKGVDIKGYHTKPCKAEIVEAPEWIWERNPPVRFRANIPTSWVKLTLIEGKNRQVRHMTAAVGFPTLRLVRVQIGNIPLGKLKPGEWRIVTDKVI, from the coding sequence ATGTCTACCGTTATTATTTTCAATAAGCCTTTTGGTGTTTTGAGCCAGTTCACCCCCGAAGCGGGCCACCCCGCCCTCGATAGCTTCGGATTTCCGCCAGGAGTGTACGCCGCAGGTCGCCTCGACCACGATAGCGAAGGAGCATTGCTCCTGACTGATAACGGCAAGCTCATCAAAAAACTTTTGGACCCGAAATACGAGCACCCGCGCACATACCTCGCGCAAGTGGACGGTCAAATCACCGAAGAAGCCGTCTGTAAGCTCGCCAAAGGCGTAGACATCAAGGGCTACCACACCAAGCCCTGCAAAGCTGAAATTGTCGAAGCCCCGGAATGGATCTGGGAACGCAATCCGCCGGTACGTTTCCGCGCAAACATTCCCACTAGCTGGGTAAAGCTCACGCTCATTGAAGGCAAGAACCGCCAAGTCCGTCACATGACTGCAGCCGTAGGCTTTCCCACGCTCCGCCTTGTCCGCGTGCAAATCGGAAACATCCCGCTTGGCAAATTAAAGCCAGGCGAATGGCGCATCGTCACAGACAAAGTTATTTAA
- a CDS encoding arabinofuranosidase catalytic domain-containing protein — MRYTTIKVVALLAATAITVYANEGPCDIYARAKTPCVAAHSLTRALYSSYSGNLYQVRRADGQTKDIPVEEPGGFVKSSVQDDFCAGSKCTISIIYDQSSYKNDLKKSPPVYWLKEGAKEADANRAPIYISGRKAYGFYRDAWSATGYRNNNTKGVATGDEEESMYMVVDGRHYNDLCCFNYGNAETTGNDDGPGTMECIYFGSDKDWGGPGQGNGPWVAADLEDGVFKGNDAGWQWGKTHTTPWPNALSIEADYVTAMLKGPNDGTFKLKGGSAQKGKLNTMWDGPRKRGYSPRKLQGAIVLGNGGDGSDGGAGTFFEGCMTIGNPPDSIDDKVQANIVAAGYGSKIELKKPDPIEPFKDTLTIPGKIEAENYDKGGNGQGFLDTDIENENSLYREDNAGLDSAGDAIIYGWGYANDWLRYTIKVSKNDSLDITARVSSPSDSTFFSILVDDKDIAKIMVPNTSDWKNFETVTTTVPAITAGDHVLKIQIDKPYFNLDWIEFTAAKEKTALPQFSLRTNSSQIYSVYDVLGNRVTSFQASESSMQNIWDKARVDLPGGIYVIKTNSKTIRISNTK; from the coding sequence ATGCGATACACAACAATCAAGGTTGTAGCCTTGTTAGCGGCTACAGCCATAACAGTCTATGCTAACGAAGGCCCGTGCGACATTTACGCCAGGGCAAAAACTCCATGCGTCGCAGCACACAGCTTGACACGTGCACTCTACTCCAGCTACAGCGGGAACCTCTACCAAGTCCGCAGAGCCGATGGGCAAACCAAGGACATTCCTGTCGAAGAGCCGGGAGGCTTTGTCAAATCCTCCGTGCAAGACGACTTTTGTGCAGGTTCCAAATGCACAATTTCAATCATTTACGACCAGAGCAGCTACAAGAACGACCTGAAAAAATCGCCACCAGTCTATTGGCTAAAAGAAGGCGCCAAGGAAGCGGACGCCAACAGAGCCCCGATTTACATCAGCGGGCGCAAGGCTTACGGATTCTATCGCGACGCCTGGTCCGCTACCGGTTACCGCAATAACAACACCAAAGGTGTAGCCACCGGAGACGAAGAAGAATCCATGTACATGGTGGTTGATGGCAGGCATTACAACGACTTGTGCTGTTTCAACTACGGAAACGCAGAAACGACCGGTAACGATGACGGCCCGGGAACTATGGAATGCATCTACTTCGGAAGCGACAAGGACTGGGGCGGTCCAGGACAAGGGAACGGTCCGTGGGTAGCCGCGGACTTGGAAGATGGTGTATTCAAGGGAAACGATGCTGGTTGGCAATGGGGCAAAACCCATACGACACCGTGGCCAAACGCACTTTCTATTGAAGCAGACTATGTAACCGCCATGCTGAAAGGCCCGAACGACGGAACGTTCAAACTCAAAGGCGGCAGCGCCCAAAAAGGAAAACTCAACACCATGTGGGATGGCCCACGCAAAAGAGGCTACAGTCCACGCAAGCTGCAAGGCGCCATTGTGCTCGGTAACGGCGGTGACGGTAGCGACGGCGGCGCAGGAACATTCTTCGAAGGCTGCATGACAATCGGCAACCCGCCAGATTCTATTGACGATAAAGTCCAGGCAAATATTGTTGCCGCTGGTTACGGAAGCAAAATTGAGCTCAAGAAGCCTGATCCGATTGAACCGTTTAAGGATACGCTTACCATCCCGGGAAAAATCGAAGCAGAAAACTACGACAAGGGCGGCAACGGTCAGGGATTCTTGGACACCGACATTGAAAACGAGAATTCCCTCTACCGCGAAGACAATGCAGGCCTCGACAGCGCAGGCGACGCCATTATTTACGGCTGGGGTTATGCCAACGATTGGCTGCGTTATACGATAAAAGTCTCCAAAAACGATTCGCTCGACATTACCGCACGCGTATCGTCGCCAAGCGATAGCACATTCTTCTCCATTCTCGTCGATGATAAGGATATCGCCAAAATCATGGTGCCAAACACCAGCGATTGGAAAAACTTTGAAACAGTCACTACAACCGTGCCTGCAATTACAGCAGGCGACCATGTACTCAAAATTCAAATAGACAAGCCATACTTCAATCTTGACTGGATTGAATTTACAGCGGCAAAAGAAAAAACAGCTTTGCCACAATTCAGCCTGCGCACAAATTCATCGCAAATTTACTCCGTCTATGATGTCCTTGGGAACCGCGTGACCTCATTCCAAGCAAGCGAAAGCTCTATGCAAAACATTTGGGATAAAGCTCGTGTAGATCTACCAGGTGGCATTTACGTCATCAAGACCAATAGCAAAACAATCCGAATTTCAAATACAAAATAA
- a CDS encoding lipoprotein produces MKKILSISLIFAVLVLSGCAILTGTRMRPIVLGQMLIYVRVSTAKAYIATEMPEKLEIDTPYNVNFPFYYKNAVHDTTKGIASVTLFNEDLEMGFILASYSKAVQNNPEVFQNDISDSLKTTRIFTAYDEFFKDCTNENLIDADYNSEKKYTHRCYKITHDDGTPEETCIASRLTPKGNIVVVFMRSLTFDTNVRTELFDAIESIEFKD; encoded by the coding sequence ATGAAAAAGATTTTATCGATTTCGCTTATTTTCGCTGTACTAGTACTTTCTGGTTGCGCCATTCTGACGGGGACAAGAATGCGCCCCATCGTTCTTGGACAGATGCTCATCTACGTCCGTGTATCAACAGCAAAAGCATATATTGCGACAGAAATGCCTGAGAAACTCGAAATTGACACCCCATACAACGTCAACTTCCCTTTTTATTACAAAAACGCTGTTCATGACACCACTAAAGGAATCGCCTCCGTTACGTTATTTAATGAAGATTTAGAAATGGGTTTCATACTCGCGTCATACAGCAAAGCTGTACAAAACAATCCTGAAGTTTTCCAAAACGACATAAGCGATTCATTAAAGACGACCAGAATTTTCACCGCTTACGATGAATTTTTCAAAGATTGTACAAATGAAAACCTTATCGATGCTGACTATAATTCCGAAAAAAAGTATACACACAGATGCTACAAAATAACACATGATGACGGAACGCCAGAGGAAACCTGCATCGCATCAAGATTAACACCCAAAGGAAATATCGTTGTTGTTTTCATGCGTAGTTTAACGTTTGACACAAATGTTAGGACAGAACTTTTTGACGCCATTGAAAGTATAGAATTCAAAGACTAG
- a CDS encoding fumarate hydratase: MAFKYEATVQHGEDTTEYVSLGKDGVSVAEFEGKKILKVSKEALTKIAQAAFEEVEFCLRPAHTAKVAKILQDPEASDNDKFVALTMLKNACVAAKGILPFCQDTGTAICVAHKGQQVWTGFDDAEAISEGVYNAYTTKNLRYSQIAPLTMYEEKNTGCNLPAQIDIHAEEGAEMKFLFVAKGGGSANKTYYWPMTKALLNPKSLEKFLAEKVKTLGTAACPPYHLAIVIGGTSAEMNTHMVKLASCGYLDDIPTSGSEGGRIFRDLEMEEKVLHICQKTGIGAQFGGKYLVHDVRVIRAPRHAASCPVSIGVSCSADRNIKAKIDENGLWLEKMEHHPENYIPAGNAVNLAPAIEIDLDRPMKEVLADLTKYPVKTRLSLKGTMIVARDMAHAKIAEIFDKQERGEELTDEEKTVLKVVSDHPIYYAGPAKTPAGMPTGSFGPTTANRMDPYVMRFQSKGASMIMVAKGNRSQDVTDACKKYGGFFLGSIGGPAAILAEQNILSNDIVAFPELGMEAIRKITIKDFPAFILVDDKGNNFFEGLI, translated from the coding sequence ATGGCATTCAAATACGAAGCTACCGTCCAGCACGGTGAAGATACAACCGAATACGTAAGTCTCGGTAAAGATGGCGTTTCTGTCGCCGAATTCGAAGGCAAGAAGATTCTCAAGGTTTCTAAGGAAGCTTTGACAAAGATTGCTCAGGCTGCTTTCGAAGAAGTTGAATTCTGCCTCCGTCCGGCCCACACGGCTAAGGTCGCAAAGATCCTCCAGGATCCGGAAGCTTCGGATAACGACAAGTTTGTCGCTCTCACCATGCTCAAGAACGCATGCGTTGCCGCCAAGGGCATCCTCCCGTTCTGCCAGGATACCGGTACGGCTATTTGCGTTGCCCACAAGGGTCAGCAGGTTTGGACGGGCTTTGATGACGCCGAAGCAATTTCTGAAGGTGTCTACAACGCTTACACCACCAAGAACCTTCGCTACAGCCAGATTGCTCCCTTGACGATGTACGAAGAAAAGAACACCGGTTGCAACCTCCCGGCTCAGATCGACATCCACGCCGAAGAAGGTGCCGAAATGAAGTTCCTCTTCGTCGCCAAGGGCGGTGGTTCTGCCAACAAGACTTATTACTGGCCGATGACCAAGGCGCTCCTCAACCCGAAGTCCTTGGAAAAGTTCCTCGCCGAAAAGGTGAAGACGCTCGGTACAGCCGCTTGCCCTCCGTACCACCTTGCTATCGTGATTGGCGGTACCTCTGCCGAAATGAATACGCACATGGTGAAGCTCGCTAGCTGCGGCTACCTCGATGATATTCCGACTTCCGGTTCCGAAGGCGGCCGTATCTTCCGCGACCTCGAAATGGAAGAAAAGGTTCTGCACATTTGCCAGAAGACGGGCATTGGCGCTCAGTTCGGTGGCAAGTACCTCGTACATGATGTCCGCGTGATCCGCGCTCCGCGTCATGCTGCAAGCTGCCCGGTTTCTATCGGCGTAAGCTGCTCTGCAGACCGTAACATCAAGGCAAAGATTGACGAAAACGGCCTTTGGCTCGAAAAGATGGAACACCATCCGGAAAACTACATCCCGGCTGGCAACGCAGTGAACCTCGCTCCGGCTATCGAAATTGACCTTGACCGCCCCATGAAGGAAGTGCTCGCCGACCTCACCAAGTATCCGGTGAAGACGCGCCTCTCCCTCAAGGGCACGATGATTGTGGCCCGCGACATGGCACACGCCAAGATTGCCGAAATCTTCGACAAGCAGGAACGCGGCGAAGAACTCACGGACGAAGAAAAGACCGTGCTCAAGGTTGTTTCTGACCACCCGATTTACTACGCTGGTCCGGCAAAGACTCCGGCTGGCATGCCGACAGGTAGCTTCGGCCCGACGACGGCTAACCGCATGGATCCGTACGTGATGCGCTTCCAGAGCAAGGGTGCTTCGATGATCATGGTCGCTAAGGGCAACCGCAGCCAGGACGTGACCGACGCCTGCAAGAAGTACGGTGGATTCTTCCTCGGCTCTATCGGCGGTCCGGCAGCCATCCTCGCTGAACAGAACATTCTGTCCAACGACATCGTGGCCTTCCCGGAACTCGGCATGGAAGCCATCCGCAAGATCACGATTAAGGACTTCCCGGCATTCATCTTGGTCGATGACAAGGGAAATAATTTCTTCGAAGGATTGATCTAG